From the genome of Desulfovibrio porci, one region includes:
- the rfbA gene encoding glucose-1-phosphate thymidylyltransferase RfbA, producing MNYKGIVLAGGTGTRLHPITLGVSKQLLPVYDKPMIYYPMSVLMLAGIRDILLISTPLDLPQYQRLLGDGSRFGLRLSYAVQPEPAGIAQAFVIGEQFLASSPVCLILGDNIFHGQHFTEKLLRAASQQQGATIFGYMVKDPERFGVVSFDDAGNATAIEEKPDKPQSPFAVTGLYFYDHGVVDVAKAIKPSARNELEITSVNQAYLERGQLRVEKLGRGFAWLDTGTHTSLLEASAYVQTIEERQGLKVACLEEIAWRQGWIDDATMERAGQFFAKTGYGQYLLRLLQTR from the coding sequence ATGAACTACAAAGGCATTGTTCTGGCCGGCGGCACAGGCACGCGCCTGCATCCCATCACCTTGGGCGTGTCCAAGCAGCTTTTGCCTGTCTATGACAAGCCCATGATCTATTATCCCATGTCCGTGCTCATGCTGGCGGGCATCCGGGACATACTGCTCATTTCCACGCCCCTGGATCTGCCCCAGTACCAGCGCCTGCTGGGCGACGGCTCCCGTTTCGGCCTGCGCCTGAGCTATGCCGTGCAGCCGGAACCGGCGGGCATTGCCCAGGCTTTTGTCATCGGCGAACAGTTTCTGGCTTCCTCGCCGGTCTGTCTGATTCTGGGCGACAATATTTTTCACGGCCAGCATTTTACCGAAAAACTGCTGCGCGCCGCTTCTCAACAGCAGGGAGCCACCATTTTCGGCTATATGGTCAAGGATCCCGAACGCTTCGGCGTGGTGAGCTTCGACGACGCGGGCAATGCCACGGCCATTGAGGAAAAGCCGGACAAACCGCAGTCCCCCTTTGCCGTCACCGGACTGTATTTCTATGACCACGGCGTGGTGGACGTGGCCAAGGCCATCAAGCCCTCGGCGCGCAACGAGCTTGAAATCACCAGCGTCAATCAGGCATATCTTGAACGCGGGCAACTGCGAGTGGAAAAGCTGGGGCGCGGCTTCGCCTGGCTGGATACGGGCACGCACACCAGTCTGCTGGAAGCCTCGGCCTATGTGCAGACCATTGAGGAGCGTCAGGGCCTCAAGGTGGCCTGCCTGGAGGAAATCGCCTGGCGGCAGGGCTGGATAGACGACGCGACCATGGAACGGGCCGGACAGTTTTTTGCTAAAACCGGTTACGGACAGTATCTGTTGCGCCTGCTGCAAACGCGCTGA